From the Candidatus Margulisiibacteriota bacterium genome, the window TGTGGTACCTAATCTTACCCTGAGTATGGCTGAAGGTGGTGGACCGCAAAACATGGATGGCGTAATAGGAGCTATCCCATGGACATGGCAAGTCCCGACAAAATACAATTATCCAAAAGGAATTGCCTTTGTTGATAAATTTACAAAAAGGTATAATAGATATCCAGACACTTCAGGTGCATCTGCATATACTATCGTGTATGAATACAAAGCAGCCGTTGAAAGGGCAAAATCTTTTGATAATGATGCTGTGATCAAAGCTCTGGAAGGTCACACATACCAGCTACTAAAAGACAAACAGACCTGGAGGGCTTTTGATCATCAATCGATTCAGACAGTGTATGCAGTCAAATGCAAACCAATGTCAGCTGTACTGAAAGATGAGTATCAACTTGATTATTTTGAAATCATTGGGTCTATGACAGGTGACCAAGCTGCCCAGTCGAAAAAAGAATGGGACGCAGCACGAACTGCTGCTGGAAAGCCAACAAAACTCGAACCTCTTGCAGGCGAATAAGAATAGTACCAATTAATTTAAAAAGGCCTGTATTTTTACAGGTCTTTTTTCTTTAGTGCTCTATTCGTTTATTTCGAATTACTTGATTCAAATAAGGTCGTCTCTGCCTTTAGCGGTTAACGCATCAAGTACTTCTTTCACTTTTTGAGCGCTATCTTTATGACATAACAGAATGACATCATCCGTCTCAACAAGAACAACGTCCTTAACACCGACTGCTGCAATAAGCTTATTTGAGAAGCCGATTACATTAGTAGAATCGACAGCTACTGAATCTGCCATTTGGAAGTTATTCCCATATTCATCAATCTCCATGATCTCATACAAAGATGACCACGACCCAACATCGTTCCAACCGACATCAAGAGCTATAAGCATAATTTTATCCGCATGCTCCATAATCCCATAATCTATTGATATTGAATTCGTCTGAGGGTAAATATTGTTGATACTCAAGATTTCACGTTCCGTACCAATAGCATTTTGTATTGTACACATCTGATCAAACAATAATGGAATTCTATTCTTTAACTCAGCAAAAAATACTGCAGTTGAAAAAACAAACATACCACCATTCCAATAATAATCCCCGGAAGAAAGATATTGCTGCGCAGTTTCTTTCTGCGGCTTTTCAACAAAAGCAATTACTTCTTGAATTTCTAGACTGCTCCTTCGGGTCTTAATATAGCCATAACCGGTATGGGGGCTGGTAGGCTTAATACCAAATACAACAATAGACATGTGCAAACGAGCATATTCAAATGCCTTCCGCGCTTTATCCACAAAGGTTAGCTCATCTTTAATAAGTTGATCGGACGGAACCACCATCACAACAGAATTACTATTTTTTTTCTGAATATAGGCCATTCCCAAGGATATTGCCGGACAGGTATTGCGGCCAATTGGCTCTATAATAATTTGATGTGAAGAAATCTTCGGAAGCTGCTCTTTTATTAAGTTAACTTGTGATTCAGTTGTAACTATATATATGTTATCTTCAGGCAACACTTTCGCTATACGATTATAAGTAATCTGTAAAAAAGACTCTTTGTTATCCAGAGATAAAAATTGTTTTGGAAAACCCTTCTTACTTTTGGGCCAAAACCGAGTACCTCGACCACCGGCTAAAATAAGTGCATAATTATTGTGCATTTCCGTTATATCCTTTCGGATGAGTTTTACACCAGTTCCAAGCATGACTGATTATTGTATGCAGATCATTATACTTTGGATGCCAGTTTAATTCCGACTTTATTTTTTCTGAACTTGCTACTAGTCTTGCCGGATCACCAGGCCTTCTGCTCCCTGTTTTATAAACAATTTCACAGCCTGTCACCTCTCGCGTAGCCTTGATAACCTCTAAGACTGAGTGTCCATTGCCATTCCCAAGATTATAATAACCACTGCTTTTACCTGACTGCAATGCTTCCAGTGCCAGAATATGAGCAGAGGCCAAATCGTTGACATGAATATAATCGCGTACGCAGGTACCATCATCAGTATCATAATCTGTCCCAAAAATAAAAATAGCATCCCGTTGCCCTTGTGCAACCTGAAGGATTAACGGAATAAGATGCGATTCAGGTGAATGATCTTCCCCTATCCTGCCCTCAGGATCGGCTCCGGCGGCATTAAAATAACGAAGGCACATGTGGCGGACCCCATAAGCTTTTTCGTAATCTTGAAGAATTTTTTCGAATATTAACTTTGTTTTCCCATAGGGGTTCGTAGGATTGGTAGCTTCATCTTCCGTAATAGGAATACTAGAGGGTTCTCCATATACAGCTGCCGAAGATGAGAATACAATTTTCTTAACATCCATCTCGACCATGACATCGAGGAGATTAATGCTATTAACAATATTATTATGATAATATTTTTGAGGATTGGAGACAGATTCACCGACTTCAGAAAACGCTGCAAAATGGATAACGGCGTCAATTTTGTACCGGTGAAAAACTTTTAGGAGTTCTTCTCTGTTCCCAATATCAGCATGTATGATTTCCCCGCCCAAAACCGCTTCTTTATGGCCTTTGATAAGACTATCTATGACAACGGGATAATAACCCAGTTTTTGAAGTTCCAACACAGTATGAGAACCGATATATCCTGCACCACCAGTTACTAATATATGCTTCATTCATTATACTCCTAACCTTCGATTGCTTAATCTTAAAATGTCCATGTATTACACAAAAAATATAACACAATTTCCAAACAGTAGCAACTTACGCAATATTATTGTAATGAAAATAAAACCTGTAATTCCAGTTATTATTCTCGTACCTGACCATTTCCTTCAACGATATACTTTATTGTTGTTAGCTCGACTAATCCCATTGGACCACGGGCATGAAGTTTTTGAGTAGAAATACCTATTTCAGCGCCGAAACCGAATTCCCCGCCATCGGTGAACCTCGTTGATGCGTTAATGATCACAGCTGCAGCATCCGTATTATCGACGAATTTATTAGCTGTAGTAATATTCTCTGTTACAATTGCTTCTGTATGCTTAGTTCCATATTCGTAAATGTGATCAATCGCTTCGTCAACAGTATCAACTATTTTGACTGATATTATGTAATCAGAAAATTCAGTCCTGTAATCCTGCTCGGTTGCGGGTTCAACACTGTTATCGATTATTCTCGTTTTTTCACATCCTTTAATAAGGACACCGGCAGCTTTGTACATCTCCAAAATTCCGGGAAGAAATAACTCTGCTACATCTGCATGTACAAGAAGCGATTCTGCTGCATTACAAACAGATGGCCGCTGGACTTTTGCATTATACGCAATTGCTTGTGCTTTAACCAAATCTGCCTCGGCATCAACATAAACGTGGCAGTTGCCGACTCCTGTTTCTATCACAGGAATAGTAGCGTTTTTAACGACATTCTGTATCAGTCCTGCCCCACCTCGCGGAATAAGTAAATCTACATACCCATTAAGTGTCATCAGCTCATTGACCGACGCCCTGTCAGTATCTTCAATAAGTTGAACTATCTCGGCTGGCAACCCATTTGCCAGAGCTGCTTCCTGAAGACACTCGATAATTACTTTGTTAGAGTTAAGAGCGCTACTGCTCCCGCGGAGCAATACTACATTGCCGGACTTCAGACATAATCCAGCTGCATCTACCGTCACATTCGGACGCGCTTCATAAATTATTCCTATTACTCCGATGGGAACCCTTTGCTTCCTTATCTTAAGCCCATTTGGCCTTACCCATCCATTAATCAACTCGCCAATAGGATCAGGCAAATTCTTCACGATCATAAGACCGTCTACCATGCCATAAACCCGAGCTTCATCAAGTCGCAGTCGATCCTGAAGGGCTATCGTCATGTTATTGCTGCGAGCGTTATCCATATCGGTAGCATTAGCTGCGACAATATCGCCTTTACGCTTTATGAGCATATCAGCCATTGACTGCAAAACATTATTCTTAACATTTGTTGAAGCTACCGCCATAACTCTTGAAGCCTCGCGTGCACGCATAGCTTTATCTTTTACTTCGCTCACTGAAAATCACTCCTTATACCAAAAACTTTGTGCCTACTTTTTCACCGCTAAAAATATCGAAGATAACGTTCTTTCGCCGTCCATTCGCGATAATAACATTGACACCTAAATCTACTGCTTTTTTTGCTGCGCAGACTTTTGAATACATACCTCCGGTGCCTTTGCCGGATGTGCTTGTACCGCAGCCATCCAACAATTGTGCAGAAATCTCAGATACCTCTGCAATCAACTCTGCATTATCAAACTTCCGAGGATCCATGGAGTATAGTCCATCGATATCTGTAAGAATAATAAGAGCATTTGCATTCACAAGCTCAGTTACATAAACAGACAAACTGTCATTATCACCGAATTTGATTTCGTCAACGACAACAGAATCATTCTCATTAATAATCGGGACTACCTTCCCATTAATTAATGTTAAGAGAGTATTCTGAGCGTTAATATAGCGTTCATTATGACTCAAACCATCATGTGTCAACAGTAGCTGCCCTATAGTAATACCTTTTACAGAAAAAAACCGGTTATATTCATTCATTAAAAGGCTCTGACCAATTGCTGCAACTGCTTGTTTTTCAGGAATTGATTTCGGTAGTATCCCTAACTTTTCGGAACCGCACACTTGAGCTCCGGAGGTTACGACACAAACTTCGATCCCTTTCAAGTGAATTGCTGCGATTTGTTCGACTAAATGCCGTAAATTATTCAGATCCAGCTTTCCATTTTCTTCTGTTAATATATTAGAGCCTATTTTAATAACAACCCGTTTATATTCCTTATACCTCATAAACTTATTCCTTTATGTATTTTGATAGAAGCCCTGGCAATAATCAGATCGATTGCCCTTCATCATCGGCTGACATCTGATTAAGCTTTTCTGCCATAGAGGCAACAAGGGATTCAAGACCTTCAGTTGTTGCTGCAGATATGAGCTTTACTTCCAATCCTTTTTCCTCAAAATAATTTACTATTTCTTTAAGTTTTTGTCTATCATCATCGGACAACAGATCAATTTTGTTAAGAGCTATAATCTGGGGCAAATTAGTGAGATCGTAAACATATAATTTCAATTCTTCGTTAATAGTATTAAAATCTCGAATTGGGTCACGGCCTTCTTCCTGATTGGCAATATCAAGAACATGAACGAGAAGTTTTGTTCGCTCAATATGCCGCAAAAACTGAACTCCCAGCCCTATGCCGGTATGAGCACCCTTAATCAGGCCCGGAACATCTGCAACCACAAAGCTTTTTTCCCGTTTATACGATACTACTCCTAAATTAGGAATCAGTGTTGTAAACGGATAATCTGCTATTTTGGGTTTACTTGCAGATATTCTCGAAAGAATAGAAGATTTGCCGACATTAGGAAACCCCAGGAGCCCTACATCAGCTAGCAGCTTCAATTCTACGTCGACCTCCACTCCTTCGCCCGTCAAACCTTTCTGTGCATATCTGGGTGTTTGATTAACGGAGGTGGAAAAATGAGTATTCCCCATCCCCCCCTTACCGCCACGACATACAAGGAATTTTTGCCGGTCTTCTGTTAAATCTACGAGTTTTTCTTTGGTCCCTGCTTTATAGATAATAGTTCCACAGGGAACTTTGATTTTTATATCTTTGCCATTTTTACCATGCATCTGCTTCCCTTCTCCCGGCCGGCCATTGTCTGCAAGATACTTCTTCTTGTACCGCAAATCCATTAACGTAGAAATGTTTGCCCTGGCCTCGAAATAGACATTTCCGCCACGACCGCCATCCCCCCCATCAGGTCCACCTTTAGGAATATACTTCTCTCTTCTGAAGCTAACACATCCAGGGCCACCGTTCCCTGCCTTTAAAAACAGCTTTACGTAATCTACGAATATTGACATTTAAAACTCCTTTAAAAGCATAAGTCCCATGAATTATCATGGGACTTAGCAATAGAAAATAATTAATTTAATTACAGCTATTCAGCAAGTACGCTTACAGCCTGCTTTACCTTAGATATCTTTTTAAACTCAACTCTACCATCGATTAAAGCATATATTGTATAATCTCTGCCAAGTCCTACATTCACGCCCGGTTTTACCTTAGTACCTCGTTGACGTAGAATAATGTTTCCGGCTTTTACCGCTTGTCCTCCGAATTTTTTAACTCCTAGATATTTCGGATTACTATCTCTTCCGTTTGATGAGCTTCCTTTTCCTTTTTTATGAGCCATTCTAAACTCACTCTCTTTCCATTATTAATATTATAACAGTCAAAAATACCGTTGTTGATTAGCTTAATTAATTTATTTTGCTGCTACTTCTGCTGGTATGCCTATCTTTGAGGTTTCTTTCACTTCACTAATTGAACCAGCTTCGATTGTCTCTATCTTTACTTGTGATAATAGCTGTCTGTGTCCATTTTTTCTTCGATAGCCTGTTTTTCTCTTGAATTTATAGATAATTACTTTATCATCTTTTGCTGTTTCGATAAGTGTGCCCACTACTTTTGCATTTTCAACATATGGCATTCCGATAATTGGATCACCCTCGCCAGCTAGTAATAATACTTTATTAAATTCTACTTTTGAAGAGTTCTCAGCTTCTAATTTTTCTATAAAGATCGTAGATCCTATTTTAACTTTATATTGTTTACTTCCAGTTTCAATTACAGCATACATCTTCTTGACTTGCCTCCTAGGGTTATTTATGTTCGCCAGCTAAGGCTAACACCTCTAATATTATTTGTCAATACTTACTTCTTTTAGAATCTCGGCAATCACGTCTACCGCGCCCATTGTCATGAAATGCACACCCGCGCATTCTGGTTGAATCGCTTCGATTGTTTCTACTGCAATTTCAATACCTTCTTTATAAGGATCTTTAGTATTTTCCATACGTCGAAGAATTGTCTCAGGAATAGAAACCCCCGGAACATTATCATTGAGAAAATGAGCAATCTTAGCTGATTTAAGAGGAAAAATCCCGCCAAGTACCGAAACAGCAGGAGGAACTTCTTCTAAGAACTCAAGAAACTGATCAATATCATAGATAGTCTGTGTCTGGATAAACTCAGCACCTTCGTTTATTTTTTTTTGAAGTTTGATTAATTGTGGTTCCTGAGGCTGGGCTCCATGATTAGCGACCACCCCAACGATAAAATCAGGAGATCCTTTTAATTCTTTTCCGGCAAAATCTTTGCCACCGGGCATAACTTGTTTCAGTAAATGGACTAGCTGAACAGAATCTATATCAAACACAGGCTTAGCAAACGGATGATCGCCACTTAACGGATAATCACCGGTTATCGCTAATATATTTTTTATACCAAGCGCACTCGCACCTAATATATCTGATTGAAGAGCTAGAATATTCCTATCCCTGCAGGTTATCTGAAATATAGTCTCGAATCCCTGAGACTCTAATAAATGGCAAATAGCCAGAGCAGACATCCTCATGGTAGATCTTTGATTATCAGTAATATTAAAAGCAGAAACATATGTGCTTAACGCTTCTGCCTGATCAAGCAAATAATTATACTCAACACCTTTGGGTGGAGATAATTCAGCGGTTACAACAAACTTTTTTGTTAGCAGGTCCTTATGCAGTCTACTTTTATACAGCATACTTATAGCTTTCCTTATTGCTTTTGTCAGCTCTTACGTTCGGTATTAAATCTGGTGCGAATATTATTTTTGGAGTTATCCTTCGGAGGTTGATAGCTATTCAGAAAACTCAGTTTGTCCAGTTTCTTCAAGCGCTCATAAATCAGAAACCAGGCACAGTCATTATTTCTGTTTACTTCACATTTCCCTTCGGACGATCCTCCGCAGGGCCCATTTAAAAGATGTTTCGGACATCTCGTTACAGGACAGATATTGCCGGTTTTTGCCAATACACACTCTCCGCACATCGAACAGACTTTATCAAAAGTAGAAAGGTTTTTAATTTTTCCCAGAAATAGGCTGTTCAACCCCGGAACTACATAATTATCAATAACGCTATTAACTGCCTGTACCCCGGAACCACAGGCAAGTACAAGAACTGCGTCTTCCGGAGTTAGAGAAGACTTCTTTAAATCTCTCTTAACTAAACGTTCATCACATCCGGTTGCAATAACAGCTGTTCCAGTTATTGTTTTCCCTGATGCGGCTAATTTTTCAGCCAGTTGAGCAACTTCTTTTTCTCCACCCGTTGCGCAGGAGGTCGCACAATCTCCGCAACCAACAACGAATATGGAGTCACTGGCTTTTAGGGAATGTGCTATTTCTTCAAAAGGCTTTTGATCAGAAATTATCATATGAGTACTATTTAATAATTATTCTGTATCTACTTCTATATCGTAGTCATAATCAAAATCAAAGTCGACCTCAGCTGGTTCTTCAGACCCTGAGACAGCAAACTCTTTTTCTCTCCAATTAAATATTCTAGAGTTTCTCTCAACTTCTTCTTGAATTTTTTCCAATGGTTTATTGTAGCAATCGGAACATGTGTCATATTCCAATCCATGGATGCATATTGTAATTTCTTCTGCCATTATTTCTCACCTCAAATTAATTTTTTACCTAGGTAATTATTTACTCTCACCATTGTGGGTAAGTTTTTTTCTTGTGCCTATCGCATTTTCAAAATAATCCAGCAACTCTTTTTCTTTATTTAATTTTATCAGGCTTTCCATATAATTCAAATTATCTTTAAACGCGTTGATCATCAAAAGTATCTGATCTTTATTTGTGACACAAACATCTTTTCCCCATAAAGACGGGGACGAAGAAACTCTTGTCGTGTCTTTAAAACCGGAAGCCGCAACCCTGAGAAAAATCGCAGAATTCTCGTGGGTCCCAATAGTATTGACAAGTGTGGCTGCCATTAAATATGGCAAATGACTAATAGCTGCAACGGCAAGATCGTGCTCATCAGGAGACAAATATTCAATCTTCATCCCTAGCTTTTCTATAAAATAATTCAATTTTATGATCTTCTGGTTATCAGGAGTCTTATAGGGCGTCAAAATAAATTTTGCCCCGTCAAACAAGTTTTTGTCCGCTGCATCGATACCGGATTTTTCAGAACCAGCCATAGGATGCCCGCCTATAAAAGTAACTCCTTCAGGAAGTGAATTACTAAGTTCATACACGATCTTCTTTTTGGTACTGCCAACATCGACGACAATGGCATCCGACCTTAAGTAAACAGAAATCTCTTTAACAATATCTGTTACCGAATCGATAGAAGTACAAACCATAATCAGATTCGAATTTTTTATACTATTAATCAGGTCGGTAGTGCCTTCATCGATAATTCCTTTATCAAGCGCTTCTTTTATCGTTTCTTCCCTACGAGCATACCCAACTACCCTGGCTAATTTTTTGTCTTTTATTTTCCAAGCCAGAGAACCGCCGATTAAGCCTAGCCCAATAACAGTAACTTGATCTATCCTCATATTATACCCCCTACCATTAATCTAAATTAATCAGTCTTTTCAAGGTCAGGACGAAGTGCCTTTGCTTTTCTTAGATATATATGCCGTATTTCAGTCTGTTTTTTATCTGTGTTAATGTGCATAAGTATGCGGATACAACTTTTCAAACTTGGCTGAATCGGAACTTCCCGACTGCACAATAAAGGAACATCCCGCATTCCTATTTCTCTCGCAGCTACAGCAGGAAACTGCGCATCAAGGTCATCAGTCAGTGTGAAAAAGATACTTGCAATCTCTTCCAGATCTACTTCATTGGCAGAAATTACTTCCAGCAATAACTCTTTGGTCGCAGCAACAATTGACTTTGCCAGGTTCTCTTCTACAGTTATTGCTCCTCGAATTCCGCGTACTCTCATATAACTCCACTATTTTAATATAGTATTATTGGATACAAATATGGCAGATATTATATGCTTTTCGTCACCATTTTACCATAGAAAACTTCACAATTCTCAACTAGCTTACTAAAGCATACATCAACATTAATTTTTTTTCCATACTCTATCTCAAGGGAGGTCGCTGTCGTGCTAATGTTGCCAGGCAAATCCAAAGTGTTACAGTTAAGACCGATTCCAGCAACTAAACCCTTAAGCACATTACCTTGTGTTATCGCCTCTACCAGCACCCCTGCAATTTTTTTGTCCTTAATATAGATATCGTTAGGCATTTGTATCCGCGCATCCAAGCCATAAGAATCTTTAATTACTTTTTGCACGGCTTTTGCAGAAAACAAAATTATTTTTTCAATATATGCTTTCTCAATTTTGCCTCTATACTCCGGTTTAAGGATTATCGTCATGAAGATATTTTCTCCATCACAAGATATCCATTGCTTACCGCGCTGGCCTCTCCCGGCTGTCTGATGCGCGGTCCTTATTATTGAACCATGTTCAAAAATATTAATATTTTCTTTAGCATAGTCATTTGTCGAGTTAATTGAGTCAAAAAAAATATACGTATGACCAAACATTATATAACCAACCACTCCGACAAAAAGAACTAATAGCGATAATGATCCGATTTGTAAGGGCCTTCAGCCGGCACTCCAATATAATCGGCTTGATCTTGAGTCAGCTTCGTTAATTTAACACCGATCTTCGCAAGGTGCAATCGAGCAACTTCCTCGTCAAGCTGCTTTGGAAGCATATACACTCCAGGTTTGTATTCATTTCTATTTTTCCATAGGTCTATTTGAGCTAATACCTGATTTGAGAAGGAATTTGACATGACAAAAGAAGGATGTCCGGTTGCACAGCCTAGGTTGACCAGCCTCCCTTCAGCTAAAAGGAAAATCTCATGCCCATCAGGGAAAATATATTTATCTACCTGCGGTTTTATGTTCACCAGCTTTATGCCTGGATATGAATTAAGTTTTGATACCTGTATCTCGTTATCGAAATGCCCGATATTACAGACAATAGCCTGATCTTTCATTTTTTCCATATGCGTTATCGTAATGATATCTTTATTACCTGTAGTCGTAACATAAATATCACCCCACCCAAGAGTGTCTTCAACTGTTGTTACCTCATACCCTTCCATTGAAGCCTGAAGCGCACAAATCGGATCAATCTCAGTTACGATTACTCTTGCTCCGAGACCACGCAGGGACTTAGCACTTCCTTTACCTACATCGCCATAGCCGCACACAACGGCTACTTTACCCGCGACCATGACATCGGTAGCACGTTTAATGCCATCAACGAGCGACTCCCTACAGCCATAAAGATTATCAAATTTTGATTTTGTAACAGAATCATTGACGTTAATAGCCGGAACCAGCAACTCGTTTTTTTCCATCATTTGATAGAGTCGATGAACTCCGGTTGTTGTCTCCTCTGAAACGCCCTTCCAATCTTGCGCAACAACATGCCATTTTTGAGGGGTTTCTTTCAAGACTCTCTTAAGAAGGTTAAGAATAATACCTTCCTCTTCGCTAGAAGCTTCTTTGTCGAGGACTTTCGAATCATTTTCGGCCTTGTAACCAAGATGGATAAGTAAGGTTGCATCTCCGCCATCGTCAACGATAAGTTGAGGCCCTTTCCCTTCCGGAAACGCCAAAGCTTTCTCGGTACACCACCAGTAATCTTCTAAGGTTTCGCCCTTCCAGGCAAACACAGGTACGCCTGCTTTTGCAATTGCGGCAGCAGCATGGTCCTGAGTTGAAAAAATATTACAGCTGCACCATCTTACGTCAGCACCAATTGCGACGAGTGTTTCAATCAAAACGGCAGTCTGAATTGTCATATGAAGGGAACCGCTTACACGAACCCCTGCGAGAGGTTTCGAAGTGCTGAACTTCTCTCTGATCGCCATTAATCCCGGCATCTCTTTTTCGGCAATTTCAATCTCCTTACGTCCCCAATCGGCAAGAGATATATCTTTAATTTTGTAATCCATAATATCCTCCTCATTGAAATCCTGTGCTCTTACTCGCCATTCCGGCAAAATGAGCTAATGTACTTATTATTTGTAATGTCCCGTCACTTCCTGGCAGGCTAAGCAGATCTAATTATTCAAAAACATGATCAGTGAATGAAGTAAATGCCCGTAAGCTGTTATAGCG encodes:
- a CDS encoding adenosylhomocysteinase: MDYKIKDISLADWGRKEIEIAEKEMPGLMAIREKFSTSKPLAGVRVSGSLHMTIQTAVLIETLVAIGADVRWCSCNIFSTQDHAAAAIAKAGVPVFAWKGETLEDYWWCTEKALAFPEGKGPQLIVDDGGDATLLIHLGYKAENDSKVLDKEASSEEEGIILNLLKRVLKETPQKWHVVAQDWKGVSEETTTGVHRLYQMMEKNELLVPAINVNDSVTKSKFDNLYGCRESLVDGIKRATDVMVAGKVAVVCGYGDVGKGSAKSLRGLGARVIVTEIDPICALQASMEGYEVTTVEDTLGWGDIYVTTTGNKDIITITHMEKMKDQAIVCNIGHFDNEIQVSKLNSYPGIKLVNIKPQVDKYIFPDGHEIFLLAEGRLVNLGCATGHPSFVMSNSFSNQVLAQIDLWKNRNEYKPGVYMLPKQLDEEVARLHLAKIGVKLTKLTQDQADYIGVPAEGPYKSDHYRY